TGTCGGTTATTCATTTCAGGTGCGGGATATGGTTAAGTGGGTGGTCGAGTGAAGGTTATGAACGTCATATTTGATATCGGCAATGTGCTCCTAAGCTTTCAGCCCAAGGAGTATCTCAGGAGCCTGGGATTAAGTGACGAAGAGGTGGAGCTTTACAATAGAATCGTTTTCAGGAGCAAGGTGTGGGTAGATCTCGATCGAGGGGTCATTGATGAGGGTGAGGCGGTGGCTCAATTAACCGCTATATATTCGCAGTATGCCTGGGGGATCGAGCGGGTTTTCGCCGACTGGTATGCTATGTTTATCCCTTTGGAGGGAGTAAAGCTTTTGCCCAAGCTGAAAGGGGTCGGCTATAGACTGTATGCTTTGTCTAATTTCCATAGGGAAGCCTTTCGCCATGTGAGAAATAAGCATGATTGGTTTGACCTCTTTGACGGTATGGTTATTTCCTATGAGGTGCATGCAGTCAAACCGGAGCCGGAGATATATCAGGTGCTGATTGACCGGTACGGAATTAACCCCTGGGAGAGTGTTTTCATAGATGATGTGAAGGAGAATATAGATGGGGCGCGGGATTTTGGGTTTCATACGATTCATCATACTTCCTTTGAGAAGACGGTGGGGGAGTTGAGGAAGTTCGTCGGTCTAGGATCTTAAGTGTCGCAACACTGACAGGAAACGGAATTTCTGAATTTGCACGGAAGGTCATAGAAGTCAAAGGAGGGGTTCCAAAGCAATACAGAAGCGCATTTTAGTCCTGCTAAACACCAAGAATGTAGCGGAGGGGTTGGCGAAAAGAAGATGTGGATATCTTTCCTGTTAACCTTGATTCAAGGCGAGTGTTTCTGCGGTTATTTTGCGTAGTCAAAGCGATAAGTGAATGATGGGACTCAGTATTAGGAAGAGTGCTAAGTATGTCGAAAGAAAGACTACGAATATGAAAAAATGGCCCATTCTGTTGGAAGAAGGGGCCACTCTGAAATTGCATACAGTTTCCCTTTCGCCCGATTGAGGCTGTTTGCGCAAGGAAACTTCGCTTGTGGTCTAGCCCGTGGTGTATTATTCCAGTATTTCAGATATAGTTATAGCAACGGTGTCCTCATATCCACCCGCAATGAGTCCTTCCCAACCGTCCCAGTCATCATACATCCAGCCAGGCTTCTTGCCGGGGTCAGGATCTGGAGTATATTCTATCCATAATTTGCCTGACTGGCAAAAGAG
This DNA window, taken from Bacillota bacterium, encodes the following:
- a CDS encoding HAD family phosphatase; translated protein: MNVIFDIGNVLLSFQPKEYLRSLGLSDEEVELYNRIVFRSKVWVDLDRGVIDEGEAVAQLTAIYSQYAWGIERVFADWYAMFIPLEGVKLLPKLKGVGYRLYALSNFHREAFRHVRNKHDWFDLFDGMVISYEVHAVKPEPEIYQVLIDRYGINPWESVFIDDVKENIDGARDFGFHTIHHTSFEKTVGELRKFVGLGS